One genomic segment of Pagrus major chromosome 13, Pma_NU_1.0 includes these proteins:
- the hspa4a gene encoding heat shock 70 kDa protein 4a isoform X1, whose protein sequence is MSVVGFDLGFQSCYVAVARAGGIETVANEYSDRCTPSFVSFGPRNRSIGAAAKSQVVTNCRNTVQGFKRFHGRAFADPYIQSAKSNLVYDLAQMPNGSTGIKVMYMEEEKVFSIEQVTGMLLTKLKETAESALKKPVADCVISVPSYFTDAERRSVMDAAQIAGLNCLRLMNETTAVTLAYGIYKQDLPAPEEKPRIVVFVDVGHSGYQVSVCAFNKGKLKILGTAFDPELGGKDFDDILVNYFCEEFGKKYKLDVKSKPRALVRLYQECEKLKKLMSANSSDLPLNIECFMNDIDVSSKLNRGQFEEMCAGLLAKVEGPLRSVMEQTKLKKEDIYAVEIVGAASRSPAIKERISKFFGKELSTTLNADEAVARGCALQCAILSPAFKVREFSITDVVPYSISLKWNSAAEEGLSDCEVFPKNHSAPFSKVLTFFRKESFNLDAYYNNPKELPYPNTSIGQFLIQNVVPQASGESAKVKVKVRVNVHGVFSVSGASLIEVVKTVEGEEPMDTDQTAKEEENKMQVDQEDQKHQSGDNGDKKSEAEEMETMEDTKQEKKTDQPPQAKKPKVKTKTVELPIQNSLQWQLSTDVLNTFVENEGKMIMQDKLEKERNDAKNNVEEYVYDMRDKLHGALEKFVNEADRDTFSLKLEDTENWLYEDGEDQQKQVYIDKLAELKQLGQPIHERYMESEERPKAFEELGRQIQLYMKIIEAYKAKDEQYSHLDELEVTRVDKQVNDAMVWMNSKMNQQNSQDLTLEPVVKVQEIQAKTKELYIACNPVVSKPKPKVEPPKEEKTENGPVNGQEGTENQQSNPDKATPAGKEQGTAENKPPEMDID, encoded by the exons GGCTTCAAGCGATTCCATGGCCGGGCTTTTGCAGACCCCTACATCCAGTCAGCCAAGTCTAACTTGGTGTACGACCTGGCACAGATGCCCAATGGATCCACCGGTATAAAA GTGATGTacatggaggaggaaaaagtgtTCAGCATCGAGCAGGTCACCGGCATGCTGCTGACCAAACTGAAGGAGACTGCTGAAAGTGCACTGAAGAAACCGGTTGCGGACTGTGTCATCTCG GTCCCGAGCTATTTCACCGACGCAGAAAGAAGGTCTGTGATGGATGCAGCTCAGATCGCAGGCCTCAACTGTCTACGACTAATGAATGAGACCACTGCAG TGACTCTGGCATACGGCATCTACAAACAGGACCTGCCAGCTCCAGAGGAGAAGCCCAGGATAGTGGTGTTTGTGGATGTGGGCCACTCGGGTTACCAGGTGTCGGTTTGTGCCTTCAATAAAGGAAAGCTCAAG ATCCTGGGTACGGCGTTTGATCCCGAGCTTGGCGGGAAGGACTTTGACGACATCCTGGTCAACTACTTCTGTGAGGAGTTCGGGAAGAAGTACAAGCTGGACGTCAAGTCCAAGCCCCGGGCGCTGGTGCGACTCTACCAAGAGTGCGAGAAGCTCAAGAAGCTGATGAGTGCCAACTCCTCCGACCTGCCTCTCAACATTGAGTGCTTCATGAATGACATTGACGTCTCCAGTAAACTTAACAG AGGCCAGTTTGAGGAGATGTGTGCAGGGCTGCTGGCCAAAGTCGAGGGTCCCCTGCGCAGCGTCATGGAACAAACCA AGCTGAAAAAGGAGGATATCTATGCAGTGGAGATTGTGGGCGCGGCCTCCAGAAGCCCAGCCATTAAAGAGCGAATCAGCAAGTTCTTCGGCAAAGAGCTGAGCACCACCCTGAATGCAGACGAGGCCGTGGCCAGAGGCTGTGCTCTGCAG tGTGCCATCTTGTCACCAGCATTTAAAGTCAGAGAGTTCTCCATCACAGATGTTGTCCCCTACTCCATCTCCCTAAAATGGAACTCAGCTGCAGAGGAGGGGCTGAG TGATTGTGAGGTTTTCCCAAAGAACCATTCAGCTCCCTTCTCCAAAGTTTTGACCTTCTTCCGGAAAGAGTCCTTCAACCTGGATGCTTACTACAACAACCCGAAGGAGCTGCCCTACCCCAACACTTCTATAG GCCAGTTCCTGATCCAGAATGTGGTTCCTCAGGCATCTGGAGAGAGTGCAAAGGTCAAGGTGAAAGTCCGGGTCAACGTTCACGGGGTGTTCAGTGTCTCCGGCGCCTCGCTAATAGAGGTCGTGAAAAcggtggagggagaggagccAATGGACACAGACCAGACAgcgaaggaggaggag AACAAAATGCAGGTGGACCAGGAGGATCAGAAACATCAGTCTGGAGACAACGGAGACAAGAAATCAGAGGCTGAGGAGATGGAG ACGATGGAGGACAccaagcaggagaagaagaccGACCAGCCCCCTCAGGCCAAGAAGCCCAAAGTTAAAACGAAGACAGTGGAGCTGCCCATCCAGAACAGCCTGCAGTGGCAGCTGTCCACTGACGTACTAAATACGTTTGTGGAGAATGAG GGTAAGATGATCATGCAGGATAAgctagagaaggagaggaacgACGCGAAGAACAACGTCGAGGAGTACGTGTACGACATGAGGGACAAACTGCACGGCGCCCTGGAGAAGTTTGTGAATGAAGCT GACCGTGACACGTTCTCATTAAAACTGGAGGACACAGAGAACTGGCTGTATGAAGACGGAGAGGACCAACAGAAACAAGTTTACATCGACAAACTGGCTGAGCTGAAG CAACTCGGTCAGCCGATTCATGAGAGATACATGGAATCTGAGGAGCGGCCCAAAGCATTTGAGGAGCTTGGCAGACAGATCCAGTTGTACATGAAGATCATTGAAGCTTACAAGGCAAAG gatgagcagtacagtcacCTGGACGAGCTGGAGGTGACTCGCGTGGACAAGCAGGTGAACGACGCCATGGTCTGGATGAACAGCAAGATGAACCAGCAGAACAGTCAGGACCTCACTCTGGAACCAGTGGTCAAAGTTCAAGAGATCCAGGCCAAGACTAAG GAGCTTTATATCGCCTGTAACCCTGTGGTGTCCAAACCCAAGCCCAAGGTGGAGCCTCCTAAGGAGGAGAAGACGGAGAACGGGCCAGTCAACGGGCAGGAGGGAACAGAGAACCAGCAATCCAACCCAGACAAAGCCACACCTGCAGGCAAGGAACAGGGAACAGCAGAGAACAAGCCCCCCGAAATGGACATTGACTAA
- the hspa4a gene encoding heat shock 70 kDa protein 4a isoform X2, with amino-acid sequence MSVVGFDLGFQSCYVAVARAGGIETVANEYSDRCTPSFVSFGPRNRSIGAAAKSQVVTNCRNTVQGFKRFHGRAFADPYIQSAKSNLVYDLAQMPNGSTGIKVMYMEEEKVFSIEQVTGMLLTKLKETAESALKKPVADCVISVPSYFTDAERRSVMDAAQIAGLNCLRLMNETTAVTLAYGIYKQDLPAPEEKPRIVVFVDVGHSGYQVSVCAFNKGKLKILGTAFDPELGGKDFDDILVNYFCEEFGKKYKLDVKSKPRALVRLYQECEKLKKLMSANSSDLPLNIECFMNDIDVSSKLNRGQFEEMCAGLLAKVEGPLRSVMEQTKLKKEDIYAVEIVGAASRSPAIKERISKFFGKELSTTLNADEAVARGCALQCAILSPAFKVREFSITDVVPYSISLKWNSAAEEGLSDCEVFPKNHSAPFSKVLTFFRKESFNLDAYYNNPKELPYPNTSIGQFLIQNVVPQASGESAKVKVKVRVNVHGVFSVSGASLIEVVKTVEGEEPMDTDQTAKEEETMEDTKQEKKTDQPPQAKKPKVKTKTVELPIQNSLQWQLSTDVLNTFVENEGKMIMQDKLEKERNDAKNNVEEYVYDMRDKLHGALEKFVNEADRDTFSLKLEDTENWLYEDGEDQQKQVYIDKLAELKQLGQPIHERYMESEERPKAFEELGRQIQLYMKIIEAYKAKDEQYSHLDELEVTRVDKQVNDAMVWMNSKMNQQNSQDLTLEPVVKVQEIQAKTKELYIACNPVVSKPKPKVEPPKEEKTENGPVNGQEGTENQQSNPDKATPAGKEQGTAENKPPEMDID; translated from the exons GGCTTCAAGCGATTCCATGGCCGGGCTTTTGCAGACCCCTACATCCAGTCAGCCAAGTCTAACTTGGTGTACGACCTGGCACAGATGCCCAATGGATCCACCGGTATAAAA GTGATGTacatggaggaggaaaaagtgtTCAGCATCGAGCAGGTCACCGGCATGCTGCTGACCAAACTGAAGGAGACTGCTGAAAGTGCACTGAAGAAACCGGTTGCGGACTGTGTCATCTCG GTCCCGAGCTATTTCACCGACGCAGAAAGAAGGTCTGTGATGGATGCAGCTCAGATCGCAGGCCTCAACTGTCTACGACTAATGAATGAGACCACTGCAG TGACTCTGGCATACGGCATCTACAAACAGGACCTGCCAGCTCCAGAGGAGAAGCCCAGGATAGTGGTGTTTGTGGATGTGGGCCACTCGGGTTACCAGGTGTCGGTTTGTGCCTTCAATAAAGGAAAGCTCAAG ATCCTGGGTACGGCGTTTGATCCCGAGCTTGGCGGGAAGGACTTTGACGACATCCTGGTCAACTACTTCTGTGAGGAGTTCGGGAAGAAGTACAAGCTGGACGTCAAGTCCAAGCCCCGGGCGCTGGTGCGACTCTACCAAGAGTGCGAGAAGCTCAAGAAGCTGATGAGTGCCAACTCCTCCGACCTGCCTCTCAACATTGAGTGCTTCATGAATGACATTGACGTCTCCAGTAAACTTAACAG AGGCCAGTTTGAGGAGATGTGTGCAGGGCTGCTGGCCAAAGTCGAGGGTCCCCTGCGCAGCGTCATGGAACAAACCA AGCTGAAAAAGGAGGATATCTATGCAGTGGAGATTGTGGGCGCGGCCTCCAGAAGCCCAGCCATTAAAGAGCGAATCAGCAAGTTCTTCGGCAAAGAGCTGAGCACCACCCTGAATGCAGACGAGGCCGTGGCCAGAGGCTGTGCTCTGCAG tGTGCCATCTTGTCACCAGCATTTAAAGTCAGAGAGTTCTCCATCACAGATGTTGTCCCCTACTCCATCTCCCTAAAATGGAACTCAGCTGCAGAGGAGGGGCTGAG TGATTGTGAGGTTTTCCCAAAGAACCATTCAGCTCCCTTCTCCAAAGTTTTGACCTTCTTCCGGAAAGAGTCCTTCAACCTGGATGCTTACTACAACAACCCGAAGGAGCTGCCCTACCCCAACACTTCTATAG GCCAGTTCCTGATCCAGAATGTGGTTCCTCAGGCATCTGGAGAGAGTGCAAAGGTCAAGGTGAAAGTCCGGGTCAACGTTCACGGGGTGTTCAGTGTCTCCGGCGCCTCGCTAATAGAGGTCGTGAAAAcggtggagggagaggagccAATGGACACAGACCAGACAgcgaaggaggaggag ACGATGGAGGACAccaagcaggagaagaagaccGACCAGCCCCCTCAGGCCAAGAAGCCCAAAGTTAAAACGAAGACAGTGGAGCTGCCCATCCAGAACAGCCTGCAGTGGCAGCTGTCCACTGACGTACTAAATACGTTTGTGGAGAATGAG GGTAAGATGATCATGCAGGATAAgctagagaaggagaggaacgACGCGAAGAACAACGTCGAGGAGTACGTGTACGACATGAGGGACAAACTGCACGGCGCCCTGGAGAAGTTTGTGAATGAAGCT GACCGTGACACGTTCTCATTAAAACTGGAGGACACAGAGAACTGGCTGTATGAAGACGGAGAGGACCAACAGAAACAAGTTTACATCGACAAACTGGCTGAGCTGAAG CAACTCGGTCAGCCGATTCATGAGAGATACATGGAATCTGAGGAGCGGCCCAAAGCATTTGAGGAGCTTGGCAGACAGATCCAGTTGTACATGAAGATCATTGAAGCTTACAAGGCAAAG gatgagcagtacagtcacCTGGACGAGCTGGAGGTGACTCGCGTGGACAAGCAGGTGAACGACGCCATGGTCTGGATGAACAGCAAGATGAACCAGCAGAACAGTCAGGACCTCACTCTGGAACCAGTGGTCAAAGTTCAAGAGATCCAGGCCAAGACTAAG GAGCTTTATATCGCCTGTAACCCTGTGGTGTCCAAACCCAAGCCCAAGGTGGAGCCTCCTAAGGAGGAGAAGACGGAGAACGGGCCAGTCAACGGGCAGGAGGGAACAGAGAACCAGCAATCCAACCCAGACAAAGCCACACCTGCAGGCAAGGAACAGGGAACAGCAGAGAACAAGCCCCCCGAAATGGACATTGACTAA